The proteins below come from a single Streptomyces sp. B3I8 genomic window:
- a CDS encoding cytochrome P450 translates to MTLESSIQPTAPEPRPAAPLPDPPLAGGAVPLLGHGWKLVRDPLGFLSRLRAHGDVVRLALGPKTVYAVTTPELTGAVALSPDYRIGGPLWESLEGLLGKEGVATANGPTHRRQRRTIQPAFRLDVIPEYGPVMEEEAHALTERWRPGETVDCTSESFRVAVRIAARCLLRGDYMDERAERLCVALATVFRGMYRRMVIPAGPLYRLPLPGNRAFDRALADLHLLVDEIVAERRASGQKPDDLLTALLAAKDENDEPIGEQEIHDQVVAILTPGSETVASTVMWLLQVLAAHPEQAEKVAAEVESVTGGRPVAFADVRSLTHTNNVVVEAMRLRPAVWILTRRAVTETELGGFRIPAGADIVYSPYAIQRDPRSYDRNLEFDPDRWLPERARDVPKHAMSPFSTGNRKCPSDHFSMAQLTLITAAVARTWRLEQVAGSNDATRVGITLRPHRLLLRPVPR, encoded by the coding sequence ATGACCCTGGAATCGAGCATCCAGCCGACGGCCCCCGAGCCCCGCCCCGCCGCCCCGCTGCCCGACCCGCCCCTGGCGGGCGGCGCCGTCCCGCTCCTCGGACACGGGTGGAAACTGGTGCGCGACCCCCTCGGCTTCCTGTCCCGGCTGCGCGCCCACGGCGACGTCGTACGGCTCGCGCTGGGACCGAAGACCGTGTACGCCGTCACCACCCCCGAGCTCACCGGCGCCGTCGCCCTCAGCCCCGACTACAGGATCGGCGGGCCGCTCTGGGAGTCCCTGGAGGGCCTGCTCGGCAAGGAGGGCGTGGCCACCGCCAACGGGCCCACCCACCGACGGCAGCGGCGCACCATCCAGCCGGCCTTCCGGCTCGACGTCATCCCCGAGTACGGGCCGGTCATGGAGGAGGAGGCGCACGCCCTCACCGAGCGCTGGCGCCCCGGCGAGACCGTCGACTGCACCTCCGAGTCCTTCCGTGTCGCCGTGCGCATCGCGGCCCGCTGTCTGCTGCGCGGCGACTACATGGACGAGCGCGCCGAGCGGCTCTGCGTCGCCCTCGCCACCGTCTTCCGCGGTATGTACCGGCGCATGGTGATACCCGCGGGACCGCTCTACCGGCTGCCGCTCCCGGGCAACCGCGCATTCGACCGGGCGCTGGCCGATCTGCACCTCCTGGTCGACGAGATCGTCGCCGAACGCCGGGCATCCGGTCAAAAGCCGGACGATTTGCTGACGGCTTTGCTGGCGGCGAAGGACGAGAATGACGAGCCCATCGGGGAACAGGAGATCCACGACCAGGTCGTCGCGATACTCACGCCCGGAAGCGAGACCGTGGCCTCCACGGTCATGTGGCTGCTTCAGGTTCTCGCGGCCCACCCCGAACAGGCCGAAAAGGTGGCAGCGGAGGTCGAGTCCGTCACCGGCGGCCGGCCCGTCGCATTCGCGGACGTACGCAGTCTGACGCACACCAACAATGTCGTCGTCGAGGCGATGCGGCTGCGTCCCGCGGTATGGATTCTCACCCGCCGGGCGGTGACCGAGACGGAACTCGGCGGGTTCCGCATTCCGGCCGGCGCCGACATCGTGTACAGCCCGTACGCGATCCAGCGCGACCCGAGGTCGTACGACCGGAACCTGGAGTTCGACCCCGACCGATGGCTTCCGGAGCGCGCCAGGGACGTACCCAAGCACGCCATGAGCCCGTTCAGCACGGGCAACCGCAAGTGCCCCAGCGACCACTTCTCGATGGCCCAGCTCACGCTGATCACGGCCGCCGTGGCGCGCACCTGGCGGCTCGAACAGGTCGCGGGTTCGAACGACGCGACCCGGGTGGGCATCACCCTGCGCCCGCACCGGCTGCTGCTCAGGCCCGTCCCCAGGTGA
- a CDS encoding GlxA family transcriptional regulator, with product MLRNVAAVMLDGVHPFELAVVCEVFGIDRSDEGLPVYDFAVVSAEGPRLGTHVPGLTFSTPYGLERLAEADLVAVPAGDGFETRDFPPELLRALREAAGRGARVLSVCSGVFVLGAAGLLDGRRCAAHWRHAEHLARLHPRARVEPDVLYVDEDPVITSAGTAAGIDACLHLVRKEQGQEVANRIARRMVVPPHRDGGQAQFIERPLPRNRCDTVGEVLIWMERHLDEEVTVEQLATRAHMSPRTFARRFQQETGTTPYRWILRQRVLLAQRLLEGTDETTDAIAGRTGFGNAAALRHQFVRALGTTPQAYRRTFRGPAARITEPETEPGAAA from the coding sequence ATGCTGCGCAATGTCGCCGCCGTCATGCTGGACGGCGTCCACCCCTTCGAACTGGCCGTCGTGTGCGAGGTCTTCGGGATCGACCGGAGCGACGAGGGGCTGCCCGTGTACGACTTCGCGGTGGTCTCCGCCGAGGGCCCGAGGCTCGGCACCCATGTGCCGGGCCTGACCTTCTCCACGCCGTACGGTCTGGAGCGGCTGGCGGAGGCCGACCTGGTCGCCGTACCCGCGGGCGACGGCTTCGAGACCCGCGACTTCCCGCCCGAACTGCTCCGGGCGCTGCGCGAGGCCGCCGGGCGGGGCGCCCGGGTGCTCAGCGTGTGCTCCGGCGTCTTCGTACTGGGTGCCGCCGGGCTGCTCGACGGCCGGCGCTGCGCGGCGCACTGGCGGCACGCGGAGCACCTCGCCCGGCTTCACCCGCGGGCACGGGTCGAGCCGGACGTGCTCTACGTGGACGAGGACCCCGTGATCACCTCCGCCGGCACGGCCGCCGGGATCGACGCCTGTCTGCACCTGGTGCGCAAGGAGCAGGGCCAGGAGGTGGCGAACCGGATCGCCCGGCGGATGGTCGTGCCGCCGCACCGGGACGGCGGCCAGGCGCAGTTCATCGAGCGCCCGCTGCCCCGAAACCGGTGCGACACCGTCGGGGAGGTGCTGATCTGGATGGAGCGGCACCTCGACGAGGAGGTGACGGTCGAGCAGCTCGCCACCCGCGCCCACATGTCGCCGCGCACCTTCGCCCGCCGCTTCCAGCAGGAGACGGGCACCACCCCGTACCGCTGGATCCTGCGCCAGCGGGTGCTGCTGGCCCAGCGGCTGCTGGAGGGCACCGACGAGACGACAGACGCGATCGCGGGCCGCACCGGGTTCGGCAACGCGGCGGCCCTGCGCCACCAGTTCGTGCGCGCGCTGGGCACGACCCCGCAGGCGTACCGGCGCACGTTCCGGGGCCCGGCGGCCCGGATCACGGAGCCGGAGACGGAACCGGGGGCGGCCGCCTGA
- a CDS encoding ribonucleotide-diphosphate reductase subunit beta translates to MRYPDFYERYRDAIKNTWHVEEVDLHSDVADLARLSPEEQHLIGRLVAFFATGDSIVANNLVLTLYKHINSPEARLYLSRQLFEEAVHVQFYLTLLDTYLPDPDDRAAAFAAVENIPSIREKAEFCFRWMDSVERLDRLETRADRRRFLLNLICFAACIEGLFFYGAFAYVYWFRARGLLHGLATGTNWVFRDETMHMSFAFDVVDTVRKEEPGLFDEELRLQVTDMLREAVEAELQFARDLCGDGLPGMNTESMRQYLECVADQRLVRLGFAPVYGSENPFSFMELQGVQELTNFFERRASAYQVAVEGSVGFDEDF, encoded by the coding sequence ATGCGCTACCCGGACTTCTACGAGCGCTACCGGGACGCGATCAAGAACACCTGGCACGTGGAGGAGGTCGACCTCCACTCGGACGTCGCCGACCTCGCCCGGCTCAGCCCCGAGGAACAGCACCTCATCGGCCGGCTGGTGGCCTTCTTCGCCACCGGTGACTCGATCGTCGCGAACAACCTGGTGCTGACCCTCTACAAGCACATCAACTCCCCCGAGGCCCGGCTCTACCTGTCCCGCCAGCTCTTCGAGGAGGCCGTCCACGTCCAGTTCTATCTGACGCTCCTCGACACCTACCTGCCGGACCCCGACGACCGGGCCGCGGCCTTCGCGGCCGTGGAGAACATCCCCTCCATCCGGGAGAAGGCCGAGTTCTGCTTCCGGTGGATGGACTCGGTGGAGAGACTGGACCGGCTGGAGACGAGGGCCGACCGCCGGCGCTTCCTGCTGAACCTGATCTGCTTCGCCGCGTGCATCGAGGGTCTGTTCTTCTACGGCGCGTTCGCCTACGTCTACTGGTTCCGGGCCCGGGGGCTGCTGCACGGCCTGGCCACCGGCACCAACTGGGTCTTCCGGGACGAGACGATGCACATGTCGTTCGCGTTCGACGTGGTCGACACCGTCCGCAAGGAGGAGCCCGGCCTCTTCGACGAGGAGCTCCGCCTGCAGGTGACCGACATGCTGCGGGAGGCCGTCGAGGCCGAGCTGCAGTTCGCGCGCGACCTGTGCGGTGACGGCCTCCCGGGGATGAACACCGAGTCCATGCGGCAGTACCTGGAGTGCGTCGCCGACCAGCGGCTGGTGCGGCTCGGTTTCGCTCCCGTGTACGGCTCGGAGAACCCGTTCTCCTTCATGGAACTCCAGGGTGTTCAGGAGTTGACCAACTTCTTCGAGCGCCGGGCGTCGGCGTACCAGGTCGCGGTGGAGGGCTCGGTCGGCTTCGACGAGGACTTCTGA
- a CDS encoding ribonucleoside-diphosphate reductase subunit alpha produces MTTAPARPAPASPATEEPGGLDGSNSPDGPDGPGAALLRTLTALTADLPDADPGRVAAAALRGRSRHADEDELRELATEAAAGLISEDPAHSRLAARLLTLGIRTEAASQGVTSFTSSVAVGHREGLVADRTAAFVRRHAARLDALVDPDADDRFGYFGLRTLYTRYLLRHPVTRKVIETPQHFLLRVAAGLAETEEGARPRADGTDRAVDEVAALHGLMSRLEYLPSSPTLFNSGTRHPQMSSCFLLDSPEDELDSIYARYHQVARLSKHAGGIGIAYSRIRSRGALIRGTNGHSGGIVPFLKTLDASVAAVNQGGRRKGAAAVYLETWHADIEEFLELRDNTGEDARRTHNLNLAHWIPDEFMRRVEADADWSLFSPADVPELVDLWGEEFDAAYRGAEEAGLARRTLPARELYGRMMRTLAATGTGWMTFKDTANRTANQTATPGHVVHSSNLCTEILEVTDDGETAVCNLGSVNLGAFVNRAGGDMDWERLDAAVRTAVTFLDRVVDINFYPTEQAGRSNARWRPVGLGVMGLQDVFFQLRLPFDSPAAKALSTRVAERIMLAAYETSADLAERNGPAPAWEETRTARGVLHPDHYGVEFTWPKRWAALRARMATTGLRNSLLLAVAPTATIASIAGVYECIEPQVSNLFKRETLSGEFLQVNSYLVDDLKRLGVWDARTREALRESNGSVRDLARIPEDVRRLYRTAWEIPQRGLIDMAAARTPYLDQAQSLNLFLETPTIGKLSSMYAYAWKQGLKTTYYLRSRPATRIARAAARATVPVQAAPDPEAIACSLENPESCEACQ; encoded by the coding sequence ATGACCACCGCCCCGGCCCGACCGGCCCCGGCATCCCCCGCGACCGAGGAACCCGGTGGCCTCGACGGCTCGAACAGCCCCGACGGTCCGGACGGTCCCGGCGCCGCCCTCCTGCGGACCCTCACCGCGCTGACCGCCGACCTCCCCGACGCCGACCCCGGCCGGGTCGCCGCCGCGGCCCTGCGCGGCCGCTCCCGGCACGCCGACGAGGACGAGCTGCGCGAACTGGCGACCGAGGCGGCCGCCGGCCTCATCTCCGAGGACCCCGCCCACTCCCGGCTGGCCGCCCGCCTGCTGACGCTCGGCATCCGTACCGAGGCCGCCTCCCAGGGCGTCACGTCGTTCACCTCCTCCGTGGCCGTCGGCCACCGGGAGGGCCTCGTCGCCGACCGGACCGCCGCGTTCGTCCGCCGCCACGCCGCACGGCTGGACGCGCTCGTCGACCCCGACGCCGACGACCGCTTCGGCTACTTCGGCCTGCGCACCCTGTACACCCGCTATCTGCTGCGCCACCCCGTCACCCGCAAGGTGATCGAGACGCCCCAGCACTTCCTGCTGCGGGTGGCCGCGGGGCTCGCCGAGACCGAGGAGGGGGCCCGTCCCCGCGCGGACGGCACGGACCGTGCCGTCGACGAAGTGGCCGCGCTCCACGGCCTGATGAGCCGCCTGGAGTACCTGCCCTCCTCCCCCACCCTGTTCAACTCCGGGACCCGTCACCCCCAGATGTCCTCCTGCTTCCTCCTCGACTCCCCCGAGGACGAGCTGGACTCGATCTACGCCCGCTACCACCAGGTCGCCCGCCTCTCCAAGCACGCGGGCGGCATCGGCATCGCGTACTCGCGCATCCGTTCCCGCGGCGCCCTGATCCGCGGCACCAACGGGCACTCGGGCGGGATCGTGCCGTTCCTGAAGACCCTGGACGCCTCGGTCGCCGCCGTGAACCAGGGCGGCCGGCGCAAGGGCGCGGCCGCGGTCTACCTGGAGACCTGGCACGCGGACATCGAGGAGTTCCTCGAACTGCGCGACAACACCGGCGAGGACGCCCGCCGCACCCACAACCTCAACCTCGCGCACTGGATCCCGGACGAGTTCATGCGCCGGGTCGAGGCCGACGCGGACTGGTCACTGTTCTCCCCCGCCGACGTACCGGAACTGGTCGACCTGTGGGGCGAGGAGTTCGACGCGGCCTACCGCGGGGCGGAGGAGGCCGGGCTCGCCCGCAGGACGCTGCCCGCCCGCGAGCTGTACGGCCGCATGATGCGCACCCTGGCGGCGACCGGCACCGGTTGGATGACCTTCAAGGACACCGCCAACCGGACGGCGAACCAGACCGCGACCCCGGGCCACGTCGTGCACTCCTCCAATCTGTGCACGGAGATCCTCGAGGTCACGGACGACGGGGAGACGGCGGTCTGCAACCTGGGCTCGGTCAATCTCGGCGCCTTCGTCAACCGGGCGGGCGGCGACATGGACTGGGAGCGGCTGGACGCCGCCGTCCGCACCGCCGTCACCTTCCTCGACCGGGTCGTCGACATCAACTTCTACCCGACCGAGCAGGCCGGGCGCTCCAACGCCCGCTGGCGTCCGGTCGGCCTGGGCGTGATGGGCCTGCAGGACGTCTTCTTCCAACTGCGCCTGCCCTTCGACTCGCCCGCGGCGAAGGCCCTGTCCACCCGCGTCGCCGAGCGGATCATGCTCGCCGCGTACGAGACCTCCGCCGACCTCGCCGAGCGCAACGGGCCCGCGCCGGCCTGGGAGGAGACCCGTACGGCCCGGGGCGTGCTGCATCCCGACCACTACGGCGTGGAGTTCACCTGGCCGAAGCGCTGGGCGGCGCTGCGCGCGCGCATGGCCACGACCGGGCTGCGCAACTCCCTGCTCCTCGCGGTCGCGCCGACCGCGACCATCGCCTCGATCGCCGGTGTCTACGAATGCATCGAGCCGCAGGTGTCCAACCTGTTCAAGCGCGAGACGCTGTCCGGCGAGTTCCTCCAGGTCAACTCGTACCTGGTGGACGATCTCAAGCGGCTCGGCGTGTGGGACGCCCGCACCCGTGAGGCGCTGCGCGAGTCCAACGGCTCCGTGCGGGACCTCGCCCGGATCCCCGAGGACGTGCGGCGCCTGTACCGCACCGCCTGGGAGATCCCGCAGCGCGGCCTGATCGACATGGCCGCCGCCCGCACCCCCTACCTCGACCAGGCCCAGTCGCTGAACCTGTTCCTGGAGACGCCGACCATCGGGAAGCTCTCCTCGATGTACGCGTACGCCTGGAAGCAGGGGTTGAAGACCACCTACTACCTGCGTTCGCGTCCGGCGACGCGGATCGCGCGTGCGGCCGCCCGTGCCACCGTCCCCGTGCAGGCCGCCCCCGATCCCGAGGCGATCGCCTGCTCCCTGGAGAACCCCGAGTCCTGCGAGGCCTGCCAGTGA
- the mctP gene encoding monocarboxylate uptake permease MctP produces the protein MNDGVNGVALGVFIFFFLAVTVIGFLAARWRKAENEHSLDEWGLGGRSFGTWVTWFLLGGDLYTAYTFVAVPAAIYAAGASGFFAVPYTILVYPLVFTFLPRLWSVSHRHGYVTTSDFVRGRFGSKGLSLAVAVTGILATMPYIALQLVGIQAVLDVMGVGGGENTNWFVKDLPLLIAFGVLAAYTYSSGLRAPALIAFVKDALIYIVIAVAIIYIPIKLGGFDDIFASASEKFAKAGAGGVIPAAGGQWTYATLALGSALALFMYPHSITATLSSRSREVIRRNTTILPLYSLMLGLLALLGFMAIADGITVKNGQLAIPQLFENMFPDWFAGVAFAAIGIGALVPAAIMSIAAANLFTRNIYRDFIKPDATPKQEAQVSKLVSLLVKVGALVFVLTMDKTVAINFQLLGGIWILQTFPALVGGLFTRWFHRWALLAGWAVGMVYGTLAAYGVASPTQAHFGGSSDDIPGIGQIGYIGLTAFVLNAVVTVVLTFVLRAVKAPEGVDETTADDYTVDVGAPGVEPELPPATAGTSH, from the coding sequence ATGAACGACGGTGTGAACGGCGTCGCACTCGGCGTCTTCATCTTCTTCTTCCTCGCGGTCACCGTCATCGGGTTCCTCGCGGCCCGCTGGCGCAAGGCCGAGAACGAGCACAGCCTCGACGAATGGGGCCTGGGCGGGCGGTCGTTCGGCACCTGGGTCACCTGGTTCCTGCTGGGCGGCGACCTCTACACGGCGTACACCTTCGTGGCCGTGCCCGCCGCGATCTACGCGGCCGGCGCCTCCGGGTTCTTCGCCGTGCCGTACACGATCCTGGTGTACCCGCTGGTCTTCACGTTCCTGCCGCGGCTGTGGTCCGTCAGCCACCGGCACGGGTACGTCACCACGTCCGACTTCGTGCGCGGGCGGTTCGGCTCCAAGGGGCTCTCGCTCGCGGTGGCCGTGACCGGCATCCTGGCGACGATGCCGTACATCGCGCTCCAGCTCGTCGGCATCCAGGCGGTGCTCGACGTGATGGGCGTGGGCGGCGGCGAGAACACCAACTGGTTCGTGAAGGACCTGCCGCTGCTGATCGCCTTCGGCGTCCTGGCCGCGTACACGTACTCCTCCGGACTGCGTGCCCCCGCGCTGATCGCGTTCGTCAAGGACGCGCTCATCTACATCGTCATCGCGGTCGCGATCATCTACATCCCGATCAAGCTCGGCGGCTTCGACGACATCTTCGCCTCGGCGAGCGAGAAGTTCGCCAAGGCCGGCGCGGGCGGCGTGATCCCGGCCGCGGGCGGCCAGTGGACGTACGCCACGCTCGCGCTCGGCTCGGCGCTGGCGCTGTTCATGTACCCGCACTCGATCACGGCGACGCTGTCCTCGCGCAGCCGTGAGGTGATCCGGCGCAACACCACGATCCTGCCGCTGTACTCGCTGATGCTGGGTCTGCTGGCGCTGCTGGGCTTCATGGCGATCGCGGACGGGATCACCGTGAAGAACGGCCAGCTGGCCATTCCGCAGCTCTTCGAGAACATGTTCCCGGACTGGTTCGCGGGCGTGGCCTTCGCGGCCATCGGGATCGGCGCGCTCGTCCCCGCGGCGATCATGTCGATCGCGGCGGCGAACCTCTTCACCCGCAACATCTACAGGGACTTCATCAAGCCGGACGCGACGCCGAAGCAGGAGGCCCAGGTCTCCAAGCTCGTCTCGCTGCTGGTGAAGGTGGGCGCGCTCGTCTTCGTCCTGACGATGGACAAGACGGTGGCGATCAACTTCCAGCTCCTCGGCGGCATCTGGATCCTGCAGACGTTCCCGGCGCTGGTGGGCGGCCTGTTCACCCGCTGGTTCCACCGGTGGGCGCTGCTGGCGGGCTGGGCGGTCGGCATGGTGTACGGCACGTTGGCCGCGTACGGGGTGGCCTCGCCGACGCAGGCGCACTTCGGCGGGTCCTCGGACGACATCCCCGGCATCGGGCAGATCGGCTACATCGGTCTCACCGCGTTCGTGCTGAACGCGGTGGTGACGGTGGTGCTGACGTTCGTCCTGCGGGCGGTGAAGGCGCCGGAGGGCGTCGACGAGACGACGGCGGACGACTACACGGTGGACGTCGGCGCCCCCGGCGTCGAGCCGGAGCTGCCGCCGGCGACGGCGGGGACGTCGCACTAG
- a CDS encoding DUF3311 domain-containing protein encodes MSDAPEVGRGVVTPLRVVIGLCLVAPFVAMLWVGSYDRTDPAFIGLPFFYWYQMLWVLISTVLTVTAYKLWQFDQRGRASRDASAASAASSGPSGSSKGGAAE; translated from the coding sequence ATGTCAGATGCCCCAGAAGTCGGCAGAGGGGTGGTGACACCCTTGCGGGTGGTCATCGGCCTCTGCCTCGTCGCGCCCTTCGTGGCGATGCTGTGGGTCGGTTCGTACGACAGGACCGACCCGGCGTTCATCGGCCTCCCGTTCTTCTACTGGTACCAGATGCTGTGGGTGCTGATCTCCACCGTGCTGACGGTGACCGCCTACAAGCTGTGGCAGTTCGACCAGCGCGGCCGGGCCTCCCGTGACGCGTCCGCGGCGTCCGCGGCCTCCTCCGGTCCCTCCGGCTCCTCGAAGGGAGGTGCGGCGGAATGA
- a CDS encoding GntR family transcriptional regulator yields the protein MSTDVSSAESEGGAPVRTARVPKYYRLKKHLLDMTRTLPPGTPVPPERTLASEFDTSRTTVRQALQELVVEGRLERIQGKGTFVAKPKVSQALQLTSYTEDMRAQGLEPTSQLLDIGYITADERLAELLDITSGGRVLRIERLRMANAEPMAIETTHLSAKRFPALRRSLVKYTSLYTALAEVYGVHLAEAEETIETSLATPREAGLLGTDVGLPMLMLSRHSLDKEGLPVEWVRSVYRGDRYKFVARLKRPVD from the coding sequence ATGAGCACCGACGTCAGCAGTGCGGAGAGCGAGGGCGGCGCACCCGTCCGTACCGCGCGCGTGCCGAAGTACTACCGCCTGAAGAAGCACCTGCTCGACATGACCCGCACGCTGCCGCCCGGCACCCCGGTCCCGCCCGAGCGCACCCTCGCCTCGGAGTTCGACACCTCGCGCACGACCGTGCGGCAGGCACTGCAGGAACTGGTCGTCGAGGGACGCCTCGAACGCATCCAGGGCAAGGGAACGTTCGTCGCCAAGCCCAAGGTGTCACAGGCGCTGCAACTCACCTCCTACACCGAGGACATGCGCGCGCAGGGCCTGGAGCCCACCTCCCAACTGCTGGACATCGGCTACATCACCGCCGACGAGCGGCTCGCGGAACTCCTCGACATCACCTCCGGCGGGCGGGTACTGCGCATCGAGCGGCTGCGCATGGCCAACGCCGAGCCGATGGCCATAGAGACGACCCATCTGTCGGCGAAGCGCTTCCCGGCGCTGCGCCGTTCGCTGGTGAAGTACACCTCGCTCTACACCGCGCTGGCCGAGGTCTACGGGGTCCATCTCGCCGAGGCCGAGGAGACGATCGAGACGTCGCTGGCCACGCCGCGCGAGGCCGGACTGCTCGGCACGGACGTGGGTCTGCCGATGCTGATGCTCTCCCGCCACTCCCTGGACAAGGAGGGCCTGCCGGTGGAGTGGGTGCGGTCGGTGTACCGGGGGGACCGCTACAAGTTCGTGGCCAGGCTGAAGCGGCCGGTGGACTGA
- a CDS encoding extracellular solute-binding protein: MKRKLTAAIGIAGMMISIAACGGNDDGDSAGGTDAKELTVWLTVDAQNNWPALVKAADKAVQKKHPGIKIKHEYYGWPDKNTKLDAVLATDKAPDVVEMGNTEMLGYMVKGAFAPVDTAKFDNADAWLDGLKASVTYDGKTYGVPYYAGGRVANWRKDVAASVGVKTPPKTYKELTAALDKVQKKEGSKFSAWYQPTRDWYAAMSFVYDAGGSIATDDGGTWKANLSSPESLKGLGEFKNVVDKYMHGDKTKDESDRYIVYGQGKSAMIFGAAWEGATSADPKNDKTGKLKDNLENFVMPGPSGKNMPVFLGGSDLAIPVKSKAQGVAAEWINAFTGKEGQKGLIAKGNLPNNKTDLATLKSDPATAVPATAAESNWFVPMAPGWGQVEKAQVLQTMLQNIGTGKKSVEAAAKDADTAIDKVINTK; encoded by the coding sequence GTGAAGCGCAAGCTGACAGCCGCGATCGGTATCGCGGGCATGATGATCTCCATCGCGGCGTGCGGGGGCAATGACGACGGGGACTCGGCCGGGGGCACGGACGCCAAGGAGCTGACCGTCTGGCTCACGGTGGACGCGCAGAACAACTGGCCGGCACTGGTCAAGGCCGCCGACAAGGCGGTGCAGAAGAAGCACCCCGGCATCAAGATCAAGCACGAGTACTACGGCTGGCCCGACAAGAACACCAAGCTCGACGCCGTCCTCGCCACCGACAAGGCGCCGGACGTGGTCGAGATGGGCAACACCGAGATGCTCGGCTACATGGTCAAGGGCGCCTTCGCCCCCGTCGACACGGCGAAGTTCGACAACGCCGACGCCTGGCTGGACGGCCTGAAGGCCTCCGTCACCTATGACGGCAAGACCTACGGCGTGCCGTACTACGCCGGCGGCCGCGTCGCCAACTGGCGCAAGGACGTCGCCGCGTCGGTCGGCGTGAAGACGCCCCCCAAGACGTACAAGGAGCTGACCGCCGCCCTCGACAAGGTCCAGAAGAAGGAGGGCTCGAAGTTCAGCGCCTGGTACCAGCCCACCCGTGACTGGTACGCGGCCATGTCCTTCGTCTACGACGCCGGCGGCTCCATCGCCACGGACGACGGCGGCACCTGGAAGGCCAACCTCTCCTCGCCCGAGTCCCTCAAGGGCCTGGGCGAGTTCAAGAACGTCGTCGACAAGTACATGCACGGCGACAAGACCAAGGACGAGTCCGACCGTTACATCGTGTACGGCCAGGGCAAGTCGGCGATGATCTTCGGCGCGGCGTGGGAGGGCGCGACCTCGGCCGACCCGAAGAACGACAAGACCGGCAAGCTCAAGGACAACCTGGAGAACTTCGTGATGCCGGGTCCGTCCGGCAAGAACATGCCCGTCTTCCTGGGCGGTTCGGACCTCGCGATCCCGGTCAAGTCCAAGGCGCAGGGCGTCGCCGCCGAGTGGATCAACGCGTTCACCGGCAAGGAGGGCCAGAAGGGCCTGATCGCCAAGGGCAACCTGCCCAACAACAAGACCGACCTCGCGACCCTGAAGAGCGACCCGGCCACCGCGGTCCCGGCCACCGCGGCCGAGTCCAACTGGTTCGTACCGATGGCGCCCGGCTGGGGCCAGGTCGAGAAGGCGCAGGTGCTGCAGACGATGCTGCAGAACATCGGCACCGGCAAGAAGTCCGTCGAGGCCGCCGCCAAGGACGCGGACACCGCGATCGACAAGGTCATCAACACCAAGTAG
- a CDS encoding carbohydrate ABC transporter permease → MSAANTTTPAKVPPPRQAPPPPPDVPGRSRKPRAAGGAAVPWGLLAPCLLVLVVVLGYPLVRLVTLSFQKFGQSQLWGFQPAENVGFDNFATVLGDDEFWAVVVRTIVFAAGSVIFTMVVGMLIALLLQRVSGWVKTLVNIALVASWGMPVIVATTVFKWLFDSDYGVFNALLSKLPGVDLIGHNWFASGPQGLAVIMLLVVWGAVPFVVITLGAGLTQVPKEMEEAARLDGAGAWGVFRYVTLPILKPIIVMLTTLSVIWDMGVFPQVFVMRNGHPEAEFQVLTTYSYDKAFVVNDYGQGSAIALVTVVLLLGVVAVYMRQMLKIGEVE, encoded by the coding sequence ATGAGTGCCGCCAACACCACCACCCCCGCCAAGGTGCCGCCCCCGAGGCAGGCGCCGCCCCCACCACCGGACGTACCGGGCCGATCCCGCAAGCCGCGCGCCGCGGGCGGGGCCGCGGTGCCCTGGGGCCTGCTGGCACCCTGCCTGCTGGTCCTCGTCGTCGTCCTCGGCTATCCCCTGGTCCGCCTGGTCACGCTCTCCTTCCAGAAGTTCGGCCAGTCGCAGCTCTGGGGCTTCCAGCCGGCCGAGAACGTCGGCTTCGACAACTTCGCCACCGTGCTGGGGGACGACGAGTTCTGGGCGGTCGTCGTCCGCACCATCGTCTTCGCGGCCGGCAGCGTGATCTTCACGATGGTCGTCGGCATGCTGATCGCCCTGCTGCTCCAGCGGGTGTCCGGCTGGGTGAAGACGCTGGTCAACATCGCCCTGGTGGCGAGCTGGGGCATGCCCGTCATCGTGGCCACCACCGTCTTCAAGTGGCTGTTCGACTCCGACTACGGCGTCTTCAACGCCCTGCTCAGCAAGCTCCCCGGCGTCGATCTGATCGGCCACAACTGGTTCGCCAGCGGACCGCAGGGCCTCGCCGTCATCATGCTGCTCGTGGTGTGGGGCGCGGTGCCGTTCGTCGTCATCACCCTCGGCGCCGGACTCACCCAGGTGCCCAAGGAGATGGAGGAGGCGGCACGGCTGGACGGCGCCGGCGCGTGGGGCGTCTTCCGCTACGTCACGCTGCCGATCCTCAAGCCGATCATCGTGATGCTGACGACCCTCTCCGTCATCTGGGACATGGGCGTCTTCCCGCAGGTGTTCGTCATGCGCAACGGGCACCCCGAGGCCGAGTTCCAGGTCCTCACCACCTACTCCTACGACAAGGCGTTCGTGGTCAACGACTACGGCCAGGGCTCCGCCATCGCCCTGGTCACCGTGGTGCTGCTGCTCGGCGTCGTCGCCGTCTACATGCGCCAGATGCTGAAGATCGGAGAGGTCGAATGA